The proteins below come from a single Burkholderia humptydooensis genomic window:
- the mnmH gene encoding tRNA 2-selenouridine(34) synthase MnmH produces the protein MNLQPVSLDQIDDFDEIVDVRTPLEYAEDHIPGALNAPVLSNEERVIVGTMYKQVSPFEATRVGAAMVARNIAAHLDTTFADRPRNWRPLIYCWRGGKRSGSMTVWFNMIGWRARQLDGGYKSYRRSVVDALGQLPAGFRYVVLTGHTGSGKTRLLHALAQAGAQTLDLEALAAHRGSLLGALPSSEQPSQKAFDTALVGALRGFDRERPVFIEAESRRIGAIMLPLALLTGMHAADCVNIETERDERVALLLQDYGHLFDQTAFFKIQLEKLVPLHGHARIRKWHEMLDAGLRSELFEELVDVHYDPAYARSSGAHFVRLPQAERFPFRPTASDVVEQARALLAHLDAAGASACSKRA, from the coding sequence TTGAATCTCCAGCCCGTTTCCCTCGACCAGATCGACGATTTCGACGAGATCGTCGACGTGCGCACGCCGCTCGAATACGCGGAGGACCATATTCCGGGCGCGCTGAACGCGCCGGTTCTCAGCAACGAAGAGCGCGTGATCGTCGGCACGATGTACAAGCAGGTGTCGCCGTTCGAGGCGACGCGCGTCGGCGCGGCGATGGTCGCGCGCAACATCGCCGCGCATCTCGACACGACGTTCGCCGACCGTCCGCGCAACTGGCGGCCGCTCATCTATTGCTGGCGCGGCGGCAAGCGCTCCGGATCGATGACGGTCTGGTTCAACATGATCGGCTGGCGCGCGCGGCAGCTCGACGGCGGCTACAAGTCGTACCGCCGCTCGGTCGTCGACGCGCTCGGCCAATTGCCCGCCGGGTTTCGTTACGTCGTCCTGACGGGGCACACGGGAAGCGGCAAGACCCGGCTGCTGCACGCGCTCGCGCAGGCGGGCGCGCAGACGCTCGATCTCGAGGCGCTCGCCGCGCATCGCGGCTCGCTGCTGGGCGCACTGCCGAGCAGCGAGCAGCCGTCGCAGAAGGCATTCGACACGGCGCTCGTCGGCGCGCTGCGCGGCTTCGACCGCGAGCGGCCCGTGTTCATCGAAGCGGAGAGCCGGCGCATCGGCGCGATCATGCTGCCGCTCGCGCTGCTGACCGGCATGCACGCGGCGGATTGCGTGAACATCGAGACCGAACGCGACGAGCGCGTCGCGCTGTTGTTGCAGGACTACGGGCATCTGTTCGACCAGACCGCGTTCTTCAAGATCCAGCTCGAGAAGCTCGTGCCGCTGCACGGGCATGCGCGGATCCGCAAGTGGCACGAGATGCTCGACGCAGGGCTGCGCAGCGAGCTGTTCGAGGAGCTCGTCGACGTTCACTATGATCCCGCCTATGCGCGCAGCAGCGGCGCGCACTTCGTTCGCCTGCCGCAGGCCGAGCGCTTCCCGTTCCGGCCGACCGCGAGCGACGTCGTCGAGCAGGCGCGGGCGTTGCTCGCGCATCTCGATGCGGCGGGCGCGAGCGCTTGCAGCAAGCGGGCCTGA
- a CDS encoding cholesterol oxidase substrate-binding domain-containing protein, which produces MKKILGDPASRVRRRAFLGDVARLAGAGIVAGWTPIRPIAAHAQPAGATPPNFPSGIPLYKQAFRNWSGEIAVADLWTAAPTMPADVVAIVNWAADNGYRARPLGHMHNWSPLTVAANDAHERTILVDTTKHLSAVSVDTSATPARVIAQAGVSLDTLLATLEQHGLGMAAVPAPGDITLGGALAIGAHGTALPAADETRPPGHTYGSLSNAVLALTAVVHDASSGRYALRTFDRADPDIGPFLAHVGRAFIVDATLQVGANQRLQCESFVDIPVTELFAPPGKRGRTVESFVRRSGRIEAIWFPFTDYPWLKVWTVRPNPPSGARVVDQPYNYPFSDSISQELSDLVSRIVLNGEVQLAPLFGKTQYTITYLGLTNLFGPLTNLWGWSRSVLHYVRPTTLRVIANGYAVLTRRENVQRVINEFVGAYRQRIADYRAAGRYPVNGPVEIRVTGVDAPNDVGPGAVPPSLSAIRPRPDHPDWNAAIWFDILTIPGTPDANRFYRENEQWMLSNYSGDYATVRPEWSKGWGYADTAAWSDGTMLGTAIPDLFRQGLSPADNWDAALRTLERYDPRRVFSSPLLDRLMG; this is translated from the coding sequence ATGAAAAAGATCCTCGGAGATCCCGCTTCGCGTGTTCGTCGCCGCGCGTTTCTCGGCGACGTCGCGCGTCTCGCCGGCGCAGGCATCGTCGCCGGGTGGACGCCGATCCGGCCGATTGCCGCACACGCGCAACCCGCGGGCGCGACGCCGCCGAATTTTCCTTCCGGCATCCCGCTCTACAAGCAGGCGTTTCGCAACTGGAGCGGCGAGATCGCGGTCGCGGACCTGTGGACCGCCGCGCCCACGATGCCCGCCGACGTCGTCGCGATCGTCAACTGGGCGGCCGACAACGGCTATCGCGCACGGCCGCTCGGCCACATGCACAACTGGTCGCCGCTCACGGTTGCCGCCAACGATGCGCACGAGCGCACGATTCTCGTCGACACCACGAAGCATCTGAGCGCGGTGTCCGTCGACACGTCGGCGACGCCCGCGCGCGTCATCGCGCAAGCGGGCGTTTCGCTGGACACGCTGCTCGCGACGCTCGAGCAGCACGGGCTCGGGATGGCGGCGGTACCCGCGCCCGGCGACATCACGCTCGGCGGCGCGCTCGCGATCGGCGCGCACGGCACGGCGCTGCCGGCAGCGGACGAAACGCGCCCGCCCGGGCATACGTACGGCTCGCTCAGCAATGCGGTGCTCGCGCTGACCGCGGTCGTCCACGATGCATCGTCGGGCCGCTACGCGCTTCGCACGTTCGATCGCGCCGATCCGGACATCGGCCCGTTCCTCGCGCACGTCGGCCGCGCGTTCATCGTCGACGCGACGTTGCAGGTCGGCGCGAATCAACGGCTGCAATGCGAGAGCTTCGTCGATATCCCCGTCACCGAGCTGTTCGCGCCGCCGGGCAAGCGAGGCCGAACCGTCGAATCGTTCGTGCGGCGCTCGGGCCGCATCGAGGCGATCTGGTTTCCGTTCACCGATTATCCGTGGCTGAAGGTCTGGACCGTCCGGCCGAATCCGCCGTCCGGCGCGCGCGTCGTCGATCAGCCGTACAACTATCCGTTTTCCGATTCGATATCGCAGGAATTGTCCGATCTGGTGAGCCGCATCGTATTGAACGGCGAAGTCCAGTTGGCGCCGCTCTTCGGCAAGACGCAGTACACGATCACGTATCTCGGCCTGACGAATCTCTTCGGGCCGCTGACGAATCTGTGGGGATGGTCGCGCTCGGTGCTGCACTACGTGCGGCCGACGACGCTGCGCGTGATCGCGAACGGCTATGCGGTGCTCACGCGCCGCGAGAACGTGCAGCGCGTGATCAACGAGTTCGTCGGCGCGTATCGGCAGCGGATCGCCGACTATCGCGCGGCAGGCCGCTATCCGGTAAACGGCCCCGTCGAGATCCGCGTGACGGGCGTCGATGCGCCCAACGACGTCGGCCCGGGCGCGGTGCCGCCGTCGCTGTCCGCGATCCGGCCGCGGCCCGACCATCCCGACTGGAACGCCGCGATCTGGTTCGACATCCTGACGATACCGGGCACGCCCGACGCGAACCGCTTCTATCGCGAGAACGAGCAGTGGATGCTGTCGAACTACAGCGGCGACTACGCGACCGTGCGGCCGGAATGGTCGAAGGGCTGGGGCTACGCGGACACCGCCGCATGGAGCGACGGCACGATGCTCGGCACGGCGATCCCGGATCTGTTCCGGCAGGGGCTGTCGCCCGCCGACAACTGGGACGCGGCGCTGCGCACGCTAGAGCGCTACGATCCGCGGCGCGTGTTCTCGTCGCCGCTGCTCGACCGGTTGATGGGCTGA
- a CDS encoding methyl-accepting chemotaxis protein, whose translation MRANLPVTQREYDFPDDATLMSTTDPQSYVTYANAAFVQVSGFERDDILGEPHNIVRHPDMPAEAFADMWTTLKAGRSWTAIIKNRRKNGDHYWVRANATPVIRNAQLVGYMSVRTKPSRDEIERAEALNRDFREHRTRGRKFHQGLVVRTGLLGWMSLPQTLSARWRVRAALLALLAGSVSTAFLFGLHGAMLDGFAAAETALLLLAEFWLAAQITAPLQRVLKQSLAVAAGQAGDNVHLNRVDEIGMIMRAVNQAGLNLRSLVDDVSDQLSGLQSASGKITAGNDDLSSRSEQAAASLEETAASMEQMTATVRNNADTATRASQLAGSTSDAAEKGDAVVGRVVTTMGEISASSRKISEIIGVIDSIAFQTNILALNAAVEAARAGEQGRGFAVVAAEVRTLAQRSANAAKEIAALIHDSVQKTAAGSALVDQAGEAMNDIRSQVARVAGLIGEISSATREQSDGIAQVNVAVTQLDKMTQQNAALVQESAATADELKRRTQRLVDAVAVFRMNGRAHSRRDDARAPQAGAEHAMRHRASVARTRPAMRATPAPSLTPASASPADAPARATTNAQTDWQTF comes from the coding sequence ATGCGCGCCAATCTTCCAGTGACCCAGCGGGAATACGATTTTCCCGACGATGCGACGCTGATGTCGACGACCGACCCCCAGAGCTACGTCACATACGCGAACGCCGCGTTCGTCCAGGTGAGCGGGTTCGAGCGCGACGACATCCTCGGCGAGCCGCACAACATCGTTCGGCATCCTGACATGCCGGCCGAAGCGTTCGCCGACATGTGGACGACGCTGAAGGCCGGCCGCTCGTGGACCGCGATCATCAAGAACCGCCGCAAGAACGGCGACCACTACTGGGTGCGCGCGAACGCGACGCCCGTGATCCGCAACGCGCAGCTCGTCGGCTACATGTCGGTGCGCACGAAACCGTCGCGCGACGAAATCGAGCGCGCGGAAGCGCTCAATCGCGACTTTCGCGAGCATCGCACGCGCGGCCGGAAGTTTCATCAGGGCCTCGTCGTGCGCACCGGGCTCCTCGGATGGATGTCGCTGCCGCAGACACTCAGCGCGCGCTGGCGCGTTCGCGCCGCGCTGCTCGCGCTCCTCGCCGGCTCCGTATCGACGGCGTTCCTCTTCGGGTTGCACGGCGCGATGCTCGACGGCTTCGCCGCCGCCGAAACGGCGCTGTTGCTGCTCGCGGAGTTCTGGCTCGCCGCGCAGATCACGGCGCCGCTGCAACGCGTTCTGAAGCAATCGCTCGCGGTCGCCGCAGGCCAGGCGGGCGACAACGTCCATTTGAACCGCGTCGACGAGATCGGCATGATCATGCGCGCGGTCAATCAGGCCGGGCTCAATCTGCGCTCGCTCGTCGACGACGTAAGCGATCAGTTGTCCGGCCTGCAGAGCGCGAGCGGCAAGATCACCGCGGGCAACGACGATCTGAGCAGCCGCAGCGAGCAGGCGGCCGCGAGTCTCGAGGAAACCGCCGCGTCGATGGAACAGATGACCGCGACGGTGCGCAACAACGCGGATACCGCGACACGGGCGAGTCAGCTCGCCGGCTCGACGAGCGACGCAGCCGAAAAAGGCGATGCGGTGGTCGGCAGGGTGGTGACGACGATGGGCGAGATCAGCGCGTCGAGCCGCAAGATCAGCGAGATCATCGGCGTGATCGACAGCATCGCGTTCCAGACGAACATCCTTGCGCTGAACGCGGCCGTCGAGGCGGCCCGGGCGGGCGAGCAAGGGCGCGGCTTCGCGGTCGTCGCGGCCGAAGTGCGCACGCTCGCGCAGCGCAGCGCGAACGCGGCGAAGGAAATCGCGGCGCTGATTCACGACAGCGTGCAGAAAACCGCGGCGGGCAGCGCACTCGTCGATCAGGCGGGCGAAGCAATGAACGATATCCGTTCGCAGGTCGCGCGGGTCGCGGGCCTGATCGGCGAGATCAGCTCGGCGACGCGCGAGCAGTCCGACGGGATCGCCCAGGTCAACGTCGCCGTCACGCAGTTGGACAAGATGACGCAGCAGAACGCCGCGCTCGTGCAGGAATCGGCGGCGACCGCAGATGAGCTGAAGCGCCGCACGCAGCGGCTCGTCGATGCGGTGGCCGTGTTTCGCATGAACGGGCGCGCGCATTCGCGCAGAGATGATGCGCGTGCGCCGCAAGCCGGCGCCGAGCACGCGATGCGCCACCGCGCGAGCGTCGCGCGGACCCGGCCCGCGATGCGCGCGACGCCTGCCCCGTCGCTCACGCCGGCGAGCGCGTCGCCGGCGGACGCCCCCGCACGAGCGACGACGAACGCGCAGACGGATTGGCAGACGTTCTGA
- a CDS encoding DUF4142 domain-containing protein — protein sequence MTRRSAFSLAGVCAAALFVFATAASAQNAPSPAPTQPRPEAAADAGTRLHEADQAFVADATKAVSTQRDAARIADSRSSDRAVKAFAERVASDNEKLSQALRAASPRGVDVPHNDPDPAVLDSIKNLRGDAFDKVYIEQVALEGNRKALSVFQAEIASGRNEQLKNAARKGLPVIQAHYQQAQELASRKHLASDASK from the coding sequence ATGACTCGCCGTTCCGCTTTTTCTCTCGCCGGCGTGTGTGCCGCCGCGCTGTTCGTCTTCGCGACCGCCGCATCCGCACAAAACGCACCGTCGCCCGCGCCGACGCAGCCGCGTCCCGAGGCGGCCGCCGATGCCGGCACGCGACTGCACGAAGCCGATCAGGCGTTCGTCGCCGATGCGACGAAGGCCGTGTCGACGCAGCGCGACGCCGCGCGCATCGCGGATTCGCGCTCGAGCGATCGCGCCGTGAAGGCATTCGCCGAACGCGTCGCGAGCGACAACGAGAAGCTGTCGCAGGCGTTGCGCGCCGCGAGCCCGCGCGGCGTCGACGTGCCGCACAACGATCCGGACCCGGCCGTGCTCGACAGCATCAAGAACCTGCGCGGCGACGCGTTCGACAAGGTGTACATCGAGCAGGTCGCGCTCGAAGGCAACCGGAAGGCGCTGTCGGTGTTCCAGGCCGAGATCGCGTCGGGCCGCAACGAGCAGTTGAAGAACGCCGCGCGCAAGGGCTTGCCGGTGATCCAGGCGCATTACCAGCAGGCTCAGGAACTCGCGAGCCGCAAGCACCTGGCGAGCGACGCGTCGAAGTGA
- a CDS encoding HD domain-containing phosphohydrolase, producing MNGPEESTTTIAPDAPHPRGADHARSAGSAPAGVDGGAPAAPVILIVDDEPSILSALKRLLHTARYQVVTAGSGAAALDVLAAGEVDLIVSDMRMPGMTGAEFLARAQTLHPDTMRILLTGYSEIDAVVSAINEGGVYRYLNKPWDDHDLLLTVKQALEQRRLRQEAARLFALTQKQNGELVAFSTELEAQVRARTEEIRQTVMFLEDAQRDLKRNFMTMIQVGANMIELRCGVMGGESRRFGELAKRLALAFDMSELQAQDLHFAGLLHGIGKLSLPDELLRRSIDRMSAEESRLFHQHPLRAQMVLTPVAQLNHVAHIIRHQYERFNGRGTPDGLAGDDIPLGSRILAIARDYEGLQRGGVVNQRLQPEQAVALIKSQAGLRYDPQIVDRFAALVKDLATLGCNTPYAQITSGQLLEGMRLADDLRTSRGVLLMTKGSVVSAHQVALVRRYEAQESTPFTILIQTTPLAEAAAAAGRER from the coding sequence GTGAACGGACCCGAGGAATCGACAACGACGATCGCGCCGGACGCGCCGCACCCGCGCGGGGCCGATCATGCGCGCAGCGCCGGTTCCGCGCCCGCGGGCGTGGACGGCGGCGCGCCCGCCGCGCCCGTGATCCTGATCGTCGACGACGAGCCGAGCATCCTGTCCGCGCTCAAGCGCCTGCTGCACACCGCGCGCTACCAGGTCGTGACGGCCGGGAGCGGCGCCGCGGCGCTCGACGTGCTCGCCGCCGGCGAGGTCGACCTCATCGTCTCCGACATGCGGATGCCCGGCATGACGGGCGCCGAATTCCTCGCGCGCGCGCAGACGCTCCATCCGGACACGATGCGCATCCTGCTGACGGGCTATTCCGAGATCGACGCGGTCGTGAGCGCGATCAACGAAGGCGGCGTGTATCGCTACCTGAACAAGCCGTGGGACGATCACGACCTGCTGCTGACGGTCAAGCAGGCGCTCGAGCAAAGACGGCTGCGCCAGGAGGCCGCGCGCCTCTTCGCGCTCACGCAGAAGCAGAACGGGGAGCTCGTCGCATTCAGCACGGAACTCGAAGCGCAGGTGCGCGCGCGCACCGAGGAGATCCGGCAGACCGTGATGTTCCTCGAAGATGCGCAGCGCGACCTGAAGCGCAATTTCATGACGATGATCCAGGTCGGCGCGAACATGATCGAGCTGCGCTGCGGCGTGATGGGCGGCGAATCGCGGCGCTTCGGCGAACTCGCGAAGCGGCTCGCGCTCGCGTTCGACATGAGCGAGCTGCAGGCGCAGGATCTGCATTTCGCCGGCCTCCTGCACGGCATCGGCAAGCTGTCGCTGCCGGACGAGCTGCTGCGCAGATCGATCGACCGGATGAGCGCGGAAGAGAGCCGGCTGTTCCATCAGCATCCGTTGCGCGCGCAGATGGTGCTCACGCCCGTCGCGCAACTCAATCACGTCGCGCACATCATTCGCCATCAGTACGAGCGCTTCAACGGACGCGGCACGCCGGACGGCCTCGCGGGCGACGACATTCCGCTCGGCTCGCGCATCCTCGCGATCGCGCGCGACTACGAGGGATTGCAGCGCGGCGGCGTGGTCAATCAGCGCCTGCAGCCCGAGCAGGCGGTCGCGCTCATCAAGTCGCAGGCCGGCCTGCGCTATGACCCGCAGATCGTCGATCGCTTCGCCGCGCTCGTGAAGGATCTGGCGACGCTCGGCTGCAACACGCCGTATGCGCAGATCACGAGCGGCCAGTTGCTCGAAGGCATGCGGCTCGCCGACGATCTGCGCACGAGCCGCGGCGTGCTGCTGATGACGAAGGGCAGCGTCGTGTCCGCGCACCAGGTCGCGCTCGTGCGGCGCTACGAGGCGCAGGAGAGCACGCCGTTCACGATCCTGATCCAGACGACGCCGCTCGCCGAAGCCGCGGCCGCCGCCGGGCGCGAACGCTGA